Proteins encoded together in one Thermococcus gammatolerans EJ3 window:
- a CDS encoding ABC transporter ATP-binding protein — MPVIEVANVKKYYGEVRGVDGLSFSVEKGEIYGFLGPNGAGKTTTVKILVKIIKDYTGEVRVLGKDLREWGKEYYNKIGVSFEFPAVYSRLTARENLGFFASFYKKHLDPTEVLKMVGLEEKADELVSGFSKGMKKKLDLARALLPDPEILFLDEPLEGLDPASARRIKDLLLEMRESGKTVFLTTHNMYVADELCDRVAFIVDGSIRLVDNPGELKVKMGKRLVKVEYVANGSVAVKEFPLENIGQNEEFLRVIREHEVRRINTEEPTLEEIFLKVTGRRLV, encoded by the coding sequence ATGCCGGTGATTGAGGTTGCGAACGTTAAGAAGTACTACGGCGAAGTCAGAGGTGTTGATGGACTGAGCTTCTCCGTAGAGAAGGGCGAGATATATGGCTTTCTCGGACCGAACGGGGCTGGAAAGACTACGACCGTCAAAATCCTCGTGAAGATCATCAAGGACTACACTGGAGAGGTTAGGGTGCTCGGCAAAGATTTGAGGGAGTGGGGTAAGGAGTACTACAACAAAATCGGCGTTTCCTTCGAGTTTCCGGCCGTTTATTCAAGGCTCACCGCCAGGGAAAACCTCGGGTTCTTCGCGAGCTTCTACAAAAAGCACCTCGACCCCACCGAAGTGCTCAAGATGGTCGGCCTGGAGGAGAAGGCGGACGAACTCGTTAGTGGCTTTTCGAAGGGCATGAAGAAGAAGCTCGACCTCGCGAGGGCTCTGCTCCCTGACCCGGAAATTCTCTTCCTCGACGAGCCGCTCGAAGGCCTCGACCCGGCGAGCGCGAGGAGGATAAAGGACCTGCTCCTGGAGATGCGTGAAAGCGGAAAGACGGTCTTCCTGACCACCCACAACATGTACGTGGCCGACGAGCTCTGCGACAGGGTCGCCTTCATCGTGGACGGCTCCATAAGGCTTGTGGACAACCCCGGCGAGCTGAAGGTGAAGATGGGCAAGCGGCTCGTTAAGGTGGAGTACGTCGCCAACGGCAGTGTTGCCGTGAAGGAGTTCCCGCTGGAGAACATCGGCCAGAACGAGGAGTTCCTTAGGGTCATTAGGGAGCACGAAGTTAGGAGAATAAACACGGAGGAGCCCACCCTGGAGGAGATATTCCTAAAGGTGACGGGGAGGAGGCTCGTATGA
- a CDS encoding sulfite exporter TauE/SafE family protein produces the protein MFGMVILTYILASVFAIAGMGAAGVLIPNYIAMGLGVHAAMLLGLTQNTAELTVATAMNWKKGLIEWRKVARVLVPAALFVPLGAYVNVHIPRVLVLVVFALFLLFALYRMLSSGMAEGDDGWKIYALGAVEGFTAGLIGMDAAPIALIAFSYLFRNPKKVSANTAATALGVSGVTLLTYVLLLPKIPIAIETLAAVGTAGFLGGITGSLLMHRIKPLYVRYTMLAILSLALVEIVMKIFEANVPETLHVLSVEAVVGGFLAFLYGMGRRMARRPSPAP, from the coding sequence ATGTTTGGGATGGTGATACTCACCTACATCCTCGCGAGCGTGTTCGCGATAGCTGGAATGGGAGCGGCGGGAGTGCTCATACCCAACTACATAGCCATGGGGCTGGGCGTTCACGCGGCCATGCTGCTCGGGCTGACCCAGAACACGGCGGAGCTGACGGTGGCAACCGCCATGAACTGGAAGAAGGGCCTCATAGAGTGGAGGAAGGTTGCAAGGGTTCTCGTTCCCGCGGCGCTCTTCGTGCCTCTGGGGGCGTACGTGAACGTCCACATTCCAAGGGTCCTCGTGCTGGTGGTCTTTGCTTTGTTCCTGCTTTTTGCCCTCTACCGCATGCTCTCCAGCGGGATGGCGGAAGGCGACGACGGCTGGAAGATCTACGCGCTCGGGGCCGTCGAGGGCTTCACCGCGGGACTCATAGGCATGGACGCGGCCCCAATAGCGCTCATAGCCTTCTCATACCTCTTCAGAAACCCGAAGAAGGTCTCGGCGAACACGGCGGCAACTGCGCTCGGAGTTTCGGGCGTTACCCTGCTGACGTACGTCCTCTTACTACCGAAGATACCCATAGCGATTGAAACCCTCGCGGCGGTGGGGACTGCTGGCTTCCTCGGCGGGATAACGGGCTCGCTCCTGATGCACAGGATAAAGCCACTCTACGTCCGCTACACGATGCTAGCAATACTCTCGCTGGCCCTCGTTGAGATTGTGATGAAGATATTCGAGGCGAACGTGCCCGAGACGCTCCACGTGCTCAGCGTGGAGGCCGTGGTGGGCGGCTTCCTGGCCTTCCTGTACGGAATGGGAAGGCGCATGGCGAGAAGGCCCTCCCCCGCCCCGTGA
- a CDS encoding cation diffusion facilitator family transporter, with product MGHHHHHHAHKVKGRLLFSFALNIVITLAEVVGGILSGSLALLSDSVHNLGDSMSLLASYFAVKIGERKANEKYTFGYRRAEILVAFVNSAVLVGVSLLLLVEAYRRYKNPKPIDGPLMLVVALIGLFANLFSVLLLHSHAHGLNVRSAYLHLLSDTLSSVAVVAGGIAIIKWNVLWIDPLITVLIALYILREAYEILRESIEVLMEASPELDLRAIKTELESIPRVKNAHHFHAWRVGEDEVHLECHLDVEDMPLSEAQKIIDEAEKRLRKFGITHITVQLEVDRCRGKNIICTGKND from the coding sequence ATGGGCCACCACCATCATCACCACGCTCATAAAGTAAAGGGAAGGTTGCTCTTCTCCTTCGCCCTCAACATCGTCATAACCCTCGCCGAGGTAGTTGGGGGTATTCTCTCGGGTAGTCTGGCCCTTCTCAGCGACTCAGTCCACAACTTGGGCGACAGCATGAGCCTGCTCGCGAGCTACTTCGCAGTAAAAATCGGCGAGCGGAAGGCCAACGAAAAGTACACCTTCGGCTACAGGAGAGCCGAAATCCTCGTGGCGTTCGTCAACTCGGCAGTTCTCGTGGGAGTTTCGTTGCTCCTCCTCGTCGAAGCCTACAGGCGCTATAAGAACCCCAAACCAATAGACGGCCCGCTTATGTTGGTTGTGGCTTTAATCGGCCTCTTCGCCAACCTTTTCTCGGTTCTCCTCCTGCACAGTCACGCGCACGGCCTCAACGTCCGCTCCGCGTACCTGCATCTGTTGAGCGATACCCTCTCCTCGGTGGCCGTCGTCGCGGGTGGAATCGCGATAATAAAATGGAACGTCCTCTGGATTGACCCTCTCATCACGGTTCTCATAGCGCTCTACATCCTCCGCGAGGCGTACGAAATCCTCAGGGAAAGCATCGAGGTGCTCATGGAGGCATCCCCCGAGCTCGACCTCAGGGCGATAAAGACAGAGCTCGAATCAATCCCCCGCGTTAAAAACGCCCACCACTTCCACGCCTGGCGCGTTGGGGAGGATGAGGTTCACCTCGAGTGTCACCTTGATGTTGAGGATATGCCCCTGAGCGAGGCGCAGAAGATTATCGACGAGGCCGAAAAGAGGCTGAGGAAGTTTGGAATAACCCATATAACCGTCCAGCTCGAAGTGGACAGGTGTAGGGGCAAGAACATCATCTGCACCGGGAAAAATGATTAA
- a CDS encoding arsenic resistance protein — protein sequence MKIVKFLKDKMIYIVFTLIILSSYAGVHHRDVFLSLKWTLPIALFMMLFQPMVFMDIKKAFATRTEIKTKYLIAVTAFYVIIFPALTWLLIKFWLAVMPNTDPRLLAGIVLISLAPLPSSAPAFTNLAGGKFQLTLVGVVWTFVLSLFVMPVYAKLLLHTLIKVPTWLLLKSLVLYIIVPLVAGQLTKYAVLRWKGKDALMKLKEPLVGLSLLGMYWMITVVFGINGKIIAEKPEVIVVGALIMNAYFLTRAAIAYFTGKALGFPLEHIISLVYSTGSNMTLATAMAIGTFGPLAAVGTALGGPFSDMILMILFVRLFALLRAKSVSGEDET from the coding sequence ATGAAAATTGTGAAGTTCCTGAAGGATAAGATGATTTACATCGTCTTCACGCTCATTATCCTATCGAGCTACGCCGGCGTTCATCACAGGGATGTCTTCCTGTCCCTCAAATGGACGCTGCCGATTGCACTCTTCATGATGCTCTTCCAGCCGATGGTCTTCATGGACATAAAAAAGGCATTTGCGACGAGAACCGAGATAAAGACGAAGTATCTCATAGCTGTGACGGCCTTCTACGTCATCATCTTTCCGGCTTTAACGTGGCTTCTCATCAAGTTCTGGCTCGCGGTAATGCCGAACACCGACCCGAGGCTGCTCGCTGGGATCGTGCTGATAAGCCTCGCTCCGCTCCCGAGCTCGGCTCCAGCATTCACTAACCTCGCGGGCGGAAAGTTCCAGCTGACGCTCGTCGGCGTCGTGTGGACGTTCGTCCTCTCGCTCTTCGTCATGCCCGTCTACGCTAAGCTGCTCCTCCACACACTCATAAAAGTCCCCACGTGGCTGCTCCTCAAGTCGCTCGTCCTCTACATCATAGTGCCCCTCGTGGCGGGCCAGCTAACGAAGTACGCAGTTCTGAGGTGGAAGGGAAAGGATGCCCTCATGAAGCTCAAGGAGCCCCTCGTGGGCCTCTCGCTCCTCGGCATGTACTGGATGATAACCGTGGTCTTCGGCATAAACGGGAAGATTATAGCCGAGAAGCCGGAGGTTATAGTCGTCGGAGCGCTCATAATGAACGCATACTTCCTAACGCGTGCGGCCATAGCTTACTTCACCGGAAAAGCGCTTGGCTTTCCTCTGGAGCACATTATATCGCTCGTGTATTCAACCGGTTCCAACATGACCCTCGCGACGGCGATGGCAATAGGGACGTTTGGTCCCCTCGCGGCCGTTGGAACGGCTTTAGGAGGCCCCTTCAGCGACATGATACTCATGATACTCTTCGTAAGGCTCTTCGCCCTACTGAGGGCAAAGAGCGTGTCTGGAGAAGATGAAACCTGA
- the tdt gene encoding TDT family transporter — protein sequence MKVSVKDFAPSWFASVMGTGALALASKAYSSRIPALGGLAEFLVYFNTLLFFILLIPWLLRWVKYTENALEDLKHPMVSHFYGTIAVAMLVLSADYLFILKKTAIAKAFWIPGAVLTIFFALLIPYLMFVEKEIDLKSVTPAWFIPPVGLIVIPMSGAALISSFSGTFREVAYAVNYFAWGAGFFLYLGLFAIVFFRFIRHEPMPCGMAPAVWINLGPIGAGTSTLYALVKASDFLTVKEPFFAFGLILWGFGVWWLAMAIIMTLYYIRNLRLPYSLAWWAFIFPLGAYVGATHNVGTAFGIGVIDGFGFALYWLLLTIWLVTGLKTAKHVLLE from the coding sequence ATGAAGGTGAGCGTAAAGGACTTCGCACCGAGCTGGTTCGCGAGCGTTATGGGAACGGGAGCTCTCGCTTTGGCCAGCAAAGCTTATTCATCGAGGATTCCGGCCTTAGGTGGACTGGCGGAGTTTCTCGTCTACTTCAACACGCTCCTGTTCTTCATCCTCCTAATCCCATGGCTCCTCAGGTGGGTGAAGTACACGGAAAACGCCCTGGAAGACCTCAAGCATCCAATGGTGAGCCACTTCTACGGGACGATAGCCGTGGCCATGCTCGTACTCTCGGCGGATTACCTCTTCATACTCAAGAAGACTGCAATAGCGAAGGCGTTCTGGATTCCGGGAGCAGTTCTAACGATATTCTTTGCCCTGCTCATCCCCTACCTGATGTTCGTTGAGAAGGAGATAGACCTAAAGTCCGTTACCCCGGCCTGGTTCATTCCCCCGGTCGGCTTAATCGTGATTCCCATGAGCGGCGCGGCTTTGATATCGAGCTTCTCGGGAACGTTTAGGGAGGTTGCCTACGCGGTCAACTACTTCGCCTGGGGTGCGGGCTTCTTCCTCTACCTCGGCCTCTTCGCGATAGTCTTCTTCCGCTTCATAAGGCACGAGCCGATGCCCTGCGGTATGGCCCCAGCGGTGTGGATAAACCTCGGTCCCATTGGAGCTGGAACCTCAACGCTCTACGCGCTCGTTAAGGCCAGCGACTTCCTTACTGTCAAAGAACCGTTCTTCGCCTTTGGCTTAATCCTCTGGGGCTTCGGCGTCTGGTGGCTGGCGATGGCCATCATAATGACCCTATACTACATCAGGAACCTTCGCTTGCCCTACAGCCTCGCCTGGTGGGCCTTCATCTTCCCGCTCGGGGCCTACGTGGGGGCAACGCACAACGTTGGCACGGCCTTTGGCATAGGGGTAATAGACGGCTTCGGCTTCGCCCTCTACTGGCTTCTCCTCACCATATGGCTGGTAACGGGTTTGAAAACAGCAAAGCACGTGCTCCTCGAATGA
- a CDS encoding fluoroquinolone export ABC transporter permease subunit has translation MRNIVRTNIVLGVRSYVYPIYLLVALAYGLMLLAFPERYLPTMVPIFLLFEPGLVGFMFVGTEIFAEKKDGAIGALAVTPIDWRSYILAKTLLLSLLSVIGAVLIMAVGTRSLNGLPYVVVGTFLVSIVYTLLGIAVSAKYRDLDDYFIPILGVLVVSLLPFAHYHGYLTGDVWKVLYAVPSYPAIYFFKAPFEEIARKTLAYSAAALLAWSGIAYQLAKIRFYRYAVEGLR, from the coding sequence ATGAGGAATATCGTCAGAACGAACATTGTTCTCGGGGTGAGGAGCTACGTTTATCCCATATACCTGCTCGTGGCCTTAGCTTATGGCCTCATGCTCCTTGCCTTCCCGGAGCGCTACCTCCCGACGATGGTGCCGATCTTCCTCCTTTTCGAGCCGGGGCTCGTTGGCTTCATGTTCGTTGGCACGGAGATATTCGCCGAAAAGAAGGACGGCGCGATAGGCGCTCTGGCGGTCACACCGATAGACTGGAGGAGCTACATCCTGGCCAAAACACTCCTCCTGAGCCTGCTCTCAGTCATCGGGGCGGTGCTCATAATGGCAGTAGGCACCCGCTCCCTCAACGGGCTTCCGTATGTGGTTGTTGGGACCTTTCTCGTCTCCATAGTTTACACGCTCCTTGGAATAGCGGTCTCGGCCAAATACCGCGACCTCGACGACTACTTCATCCCGATACTGGGGGTTCTGGTGGTCTCGCTCCTGCCCTTCGCGCACTACCACGGCTATCTGACGGGTGACGTCTGGAAGGTCCTCTATGCAGTCCCGAGCTATCCGGCGATATACTTCTTTAAGGCGCCCTTCGAGGAGATAGCGAGGAAAACGCTGGCCTATTCAGCGGCAGCCCTGCTCGCCTGGTCTGGAATAGCCTATCAGCTCGCTAAAATCCGCTTTTACAGGTATGCGGTGGAGGGATTAAGATGA
- a CDS encoding ABC transporter permease — MSFVGKFLSIYKTDLKLLRRDPMLVYSVAMTLVFLFIVRYFKDRIGVYYPTLTLLVMLFIPMIFGMIPGFMMADEKEDKTIQALQVIPISSEAFLAYRLTWASVVTVVMTGLAPTILDIEISRNGLLALMALFVLEVWIYGLLITVFAESRMQALTVSKIIGWLLMLPPLIKLVVEWRNLSTDWSKFTAFLPTYWLYKVFEGIPLNDYGDFPTAVVVHLVWLVPLVVLFKRRVL, encoded by the coding sequence ATGAGCTTTGTGGGGAAGTTCCTTTCCATCTACAAGACCGACCTTAAGCTCCTCCGCAGGGACCCCATGCTGGTCTATTCCGTGGCAATGACTCTGGTGTTCCTCTTCATAGTCCGGTACTTCAAAGACCGCATCGGGGTTTACTACCCGACGCTCACCCTGCTGGTGATGCTGTTCATCCCCATGATATTCGGCATGATTCCGGGCTTCATGATGGCCGACGAGAAGGAGGACAAGACCATACAGGCCCTTCAGGTGATTCCCATCTCAAGCGAGGCCTTCCTCGCCTACAGGCTTACGTGGGCCTCGGTGGTTACGGTGGTGATGACCGGCCTCGCACCCACAATCCTCGACATTGAAATCTCGCGGAACGGCCTGCTGGCGCTCATGGCTCTCTTCGTGCTTGAGGTCTGGATTTACGGACTGCTCATCACAGTCTTCGCCGAATCGAGGATGCAGGCGCTGACGGTGTCAAAAATCATTGGCTGGCTCCTCATGCTACCGCCGCTGATAAAGCTGGTCGTGGAGTGGAGGAACCTCTCAACCGACTGGAGCAAGTTCACGGCGTTCCTACCGACCTACTGGCTCTACAAGGTGTTCGAGGGGATTCCACTCAACGATTACGGCGACTTTCCGACCGCTGTGGTCGTGCATCTGGTCTGGCTCGTTCCGCTGGTGGTGCTCTTTAAGAGGAGGGTGCTGTGA
- a CDS encoding helix-turn-helix domain-containing protein: protein MVKVPKWMMGDMAVLKNLMMTLKPLMAEPRRSIIRILSDGIKGTNEIYQALQERGLNMPRSTLYYHLSALEDMGIIEMAGYREVGGGAPEKLWKLKVRKVGIDLVTGEIFRE, encoded by the coding sequence GTGGTGAAGGTGCCGAAGTGGATGATGGGTGACATGGCAGTTTTGAAGAACCTCATGATGACCCTCAAGCCCTTGATGGCCGAACCTAGGCGGAGCATCATAAGAATCCTGAGCGATGGCATAAAGGGGACAAACGAGATATACCAGGCCCTTCAGGAGAGGGGCCTCAACATGCCCCGCTCAACGCTCTACTACCACCTCTCTGCCCTCGAGGACATGGGGATAATCGAGATGGCGGGTTACAGAGAGGTTGGTGGCGGAGCGCCCGAGAAGCTCTGGAAGCTTAAGGTCAGGAAGGTCGGCATAGATCTCGTCACGGGGGAGATATTCAGGGAGTGA
- a CDS encoding ABC transporter permease → MIETLKRSFAIAKKDMRIFYLKGPVVIMGLLFPFFLFLAFMIGRNLSGDHLLVGLTAMTAFFTSTAVGPTIIPWECRGRTFERLITAPVSLTTVLLGDFQASLYFGLAITFAIAVPAMLYLSVRPAIWLFILSTLLAIGCFSAMTVLMSSYPPTDVPADVMMLSSLVKFSLLFISGIFVPIENLPAYGRWISLVSPLTYYVDALRHSLGSGYLPVWLDLLMLALFGLAFFLTGTAIHRKVLERRFT, encoded by the coding sequence ATGATTGAAACGCTCAAACGTTCCTTCGCCATAGCGAAGAAGGACATGCGCATCTTCTACCTCAAGGGACCGGTTGTAATAATGGGCCTCCTCTTCCCCTTCTTCCTATTCTTAGCTTTCATGATAGGGCGTAACCTCTCTGGCGACCATCTCCTCGTTGGTCTAACTGCCATGACGGCCTTCTTCACGTCAACGGCCGTCGGCCCCACGATAATCCCGTGGGAGTGCAGGGGAAGAACCTTCGAGAGGCTCATAACCGCTCCAGTTTCACTGACGACGGTGCTCCTCGGCGACTTCCAGGCTTCCCTCTACTTCGGGCTGGCGATAACGTTCGCGATAGCGGTTCCCGCGATGCTCTACCTCTCAGTCCGCCCTGCTATCTGGCTCTTCATACTGTCCACGCTCCTGGCCATCGGGTGCTTCTCTGCGATGACGGTGCTCATGTCCTCCTACCCTCCCACGGACGTCCCAGCCGACGTCATGATGCTGTCGTCGCTCGTTAAGTTCTCGCTCCTCTTCATCAGCGGAATCTTCGTTCCAATTGAGAACCTGCCGGCCTACGGCAGGTGGATTTCCCTCGTCTCGCCGCTGACATACTACGTTGACGCCCTGAGGCACTCCCTCGGTAGTGGATATTTGCCAGTGTGGCTCGACCTTCTGATGCTGGCCCTGTTTGGCCTCGCGTTCTTTCTCACGGGCACGGCAATCCACAGAAAAGTTCTGGAGAGGAGGTTCACTTAG
- a CDS encoding OsmC family protein — translation MERLEYNAELKWDGNVGSEAKVREFSFRIDTNTDGNNTGPNPTEYLLAAIGGCLTVNWGRLIKKMRLKVDGMEITVSGWRDRKEPQLREITYEVCIVTDEPEKKILRVKELAEKYGTVFNTVGAKKIKGKVEIIRPK, via the coding sequence ATGGAGCGCCTTGAATACAACGCCGAACTCAAATGGGATGGCAACGTTGGGAGTGAGGCGAAGGTTAGGGAGTTCTCCTTCAGGATAGACACGAACACGGACGGCAACAACACCGGGCCGAACCCGACCGAATATCTGCTGGCGGCCATAGGCGGTTGTCTGACAGTGAACTGGGGCAGACTAATCAAGAAGATGCGCCTGAAGGTGGATGGTATGGAGATAACCGTCTCGGGATGGAGGGACAGAAAAGAGCCCCAGCTGAGGGAAATTACATACGAAGTCTGCATCGTGACGGACGAGCCCGAGAAGAAGATACTCCGCGTCAAGGAGCTCGCCGAGAAGTACGGGACGGTCTTCAACACCGTCGGGGCGAAGAAGATAAAGGGAAAGGTTGAAATAATCAGGCCTAAGTGA
- a CDS encoding NifB/NifX family molybdenum-iron cluster-binding protein: MRIAVPAVDDRGLESEVSGHFGRARYFVFVDVEDGEIKDFEVVEVPFEEHGPGDLPRFVKEHGGEVVIAYGMGQRAISFFNELGIEVVTGAYGKIRDVVEAFIHQVLEVDPHWKEKIEREKEREGHRH, translated from the coding sequence ATGAGGATAGCGGTTCCGGCTGTGGATGACAGAGGCTTAGAAAGCGAAGTTAGCGGGCACTTCGGCAGGGCAAGGTATTTTGTTTTCGTGGACGTTGAAGACGGCGAAATAAAGGATTTCGAGGTCGTTGAGGTTCCCTTCGAGGAGCACGGGCCCGGCGACCTTCCGAGGTTCGTCAAGGAGCACGGCGGGGAGGTCGTCATCGCCTACGGAATGGGTCAGAGAGCTATCTCATTCTTCAACGAGCTCGGCATAGAGGTCGTTACTGGTGCCTATGGAAAAATAAGGGACGTTGTCGAGGCGTTCATCCATCAGGTTCTTGAGGTTGATCCCCACTGGAAGGAGAAGATAGAGCGCGAAAAGGAAAGGGAAGGGCACCGCCACTGA
- a CDS encoding daunorubicin resistance protein DrrA family ABC transporter ATP-binding protein — MKAIEVVGLTKYYGSFLAVDNVSFEVRKGEIFGFLGPNGAGKTTTVRTITGILRPNSGEIRVLGYDMLDEREKIRARERTGIVPEMANPYVDLTAMQNLRLMGELYGMGRREIERRSVELLKLFDLYEKRNVKVKAFSKGMKQRLILAMAMISDPELLILDEPTSGLDVLSARLIKDVIREEKRKGKTIFMTTHNMVDANELCERIGIIRKGRLIAIDTPEKLKQLVKGSVSVEVSFEPMKLDPSEIASATRVELMGDKARVFTNDPDATVKELVHYAERNNLRIVSLKTLSPSLEDVFIKLVGEGND, encoded by the coding sequence ATGAAGGCCATAGAAGTCGTCGGACTCACCAAGTACTACGGCTCCTTTCTCGCCGTTGATAACGTGAGCTTTGAGGTTAGGAAGGGGGAGATCTTCGGTTTCCTCGGCCCGAACGGGGCGGGAAAGACGACAACAGTCAGAACGATTACCGGTATTTTAAGGCCGAATTCAGGAGAGATAAGGGTTCTCGGCTACGACATGCTTGACGAGAGGGAAAAGATAAGGGCGAGGGAGAGGACGGGAATAGTCCCAGAGATGGCCAACCCCTACGTGGATTTAACGGCGATGCAGAACCTCAGGCTCATGGGCGAGCTCTACGGGATGGGAAGGAGGGAGATAGAGAGGCGCTCGGTTGAGCTTCTCAAGCTCTTCGACCTCTACGAGAAGAGGAACGTGAAGGTAAAAGCTTTTTCCAAGGGCATGAAACAGCGCCTTATCCTCGCGATGGCGATGATAAGCGACCCAGAGCTTTTAATCCTCGACGAACCGACGAGCGGGCTCGACGTCCTGAGCGCACGCCTGATAAAGGACGTCATCCGCGAGGAGAAGAGGAAGGGGAAGACGATATTCATGACGACCCACAACATGGTTGACGCAAACGAGCTGTGCGAGAGGATTGGAATCATAAGGAAAGGGCGACTCATAGCGATTGACACGCCCGAGAAGCTCAAGCAGCTGGTCAAAGGAAGTGTCTCGGTCGAGGTCAGCTTCGAGCCCATGAAACTCGACCCCTCGGAGATAGCCTCGGCAACGAGGGTCGAGCTGATGGGGGACAAGGCGAGGGTTTTCACGAACGACCCAGATGCAACGGTTAAGGAGCTCGTCCACTACGCCGAGAGAAATAACCTGCGGATAGTGAGCCTCAAAACGCTGTCGCCCTCACTGGAGGACGTCTTCATCAAGCTGGTGGGTGAGGGAAATGATTGA
- a CDS encoding helix-turn-helix domain-containing protein, which produces MELVEWGYGDTYFFLGSDVMKLVEIKFKEEVNPEEITKRLLEIPHVKDAKLIGKQLETLLLAYKSGYFDSPGRVTLRDLAEMLNSAPQR; this is translated from the coding sequence ATGGAGCTGGTCGAGTGGGGCTACGGGGACACCTACTTCTTCCTCGGGAGCGACGTGATGAAGCTCGTTGAGATAAAGTTCAAGGAAGAGGTGAACCCGGAAGAAATCACTAAAAGACTCCTCGAAATCCCCCACGTCAAGGACGCAAAGCTCATCGGAAAGCAGCTTGAAACACTGCTCCTGGCATACAAGAGCGGCTACTTCGACAGTCCGGGGAGGGTTACTCTAAGAGATCTCGCCGAGATGCTGAACTCGGCCCCTCAACGGTGA
- a CDS encoding TATA-box-binding protein → MSLKVENVVASIDLHGEIDVEKVASKLDSVQYNPSVFPGAVYKMESFGVTFLIFYSGKLVCTGAKSVETIRKATEKLKRTLESMGMKFKGEPEIQVQNIVAAGDLGFGTLDLDIVALTLPNVEYEPEIFPGVVYRVRNSRMTILIFNSGKVVVSGARTEEDIRRAVEELTRDFEKYGLI, encoded by the coding sequence ATGTCCCTAAAGGTCGAGAACGTTGTGGCTTCCATTGACCTGCACGGGGAGATAGATGTTGAGAAGGTGGCAAGTAAACTGGACTCAGTGCAGTACAACCCTTCCGTATTCCCCGGAGCCGTTTACAAGATGGAGTCCTTTGGGGTGACGTTTTTGATATTCTACTCAGGGAAGCTCGTCTGCACCGGGGCAAAGAGCGTCGAGACGATTAGGAAAGCCACCGAGAAGCTAAAACGGACGCTTGAATCCATGGGCATGAAATTTAAAGGAGAGCCTGAGATACAGGTTCAGAACATCGTGGCCGCGGGCGACCTGGGCTTTGGGACGCTCGACCTCGACATAGTTGCGCTAACACTCCCGAACGTCGAGTACGAGCCCGAAATCTTTCCCGGTGTGGTTTACAGGGTCAGAAACTCCAGGATGACAATCCTCATCTTCAACAGCGGGAAGGTTGTGGTTTCTGGGGCCAGGACGGAGGAAGACATCAGAAGGGCCGTTGAGGAGCTCACCAGGGATTTTGAAAAATACGGCCTGATATAA